The Christiangramia salexigens genome includes the window AAAGCGATTAAGGATCTTGAATACAATTCGCTATCGGTTTCGATAGACACTTATACCCCAGAGGAATCTTTTGTGGTGATACATGGGCTTTCCAGTGAATCCAGAGCTTTAGGCTTTCGTGAATTGCTTCAGAACAATAAAGATTACAAGATTGATCGGGAGGCATTTGTGATTTCAGCAGAAAATTATAGAATTGTGCAGATTAAGAAAAATTTAAGAACTTACAGGGTTCAAAACTAAACCCTAAGATTATGTTTCGGGATTCTAAAAAAAATAAGGCTGCATCTGCACACAGCGAACAAAACAGGATCGCTGCAGGGACTCTCATAACCGGTGAGATCTCGGGAAAAGGTTGTTTCAGGATAGAAGGTACTCTGGAAGGGAGTTTAAAAACTCCCGGGAAAGTAGTGATCAGTGAAGGCGGGATGGTAAAGGGAACGCTGGAATGTGATAATGCCGATATTGAGGGGAAATTCAACGGGAAACTCTTTGTTAAGGATACACTTAGTTTAAGAGCTCCGGCCAATATTGAAGGCGAGGTTATTGCTGGAAAGCTGGCTGTAGAACCCGGTGCTGTATTTAATGCAACCTGCGAGATGAATGGAGGAGTAAAGCCTCTTAATAAAGATGATGAAAAAAGGACAGCCTAATAAATATCTTAGTTTTGTTAATATTGCTTTCCAAATGGGAATCATTATTGCTGCAGGGGTTTTTATTGGAATATGGCTGGATGAAAAATTCCCAAATAAATACTCCGCCTATACGATCTCACTCTCTTTGCTTGGTGTTTTTATAGCATTATACCAGGTATACCGAAGTGTAAAAGACCTGAACGAAGACGATTAAATGAAAAACCAACTCCTACCATTTTTAAAATATTTCATTCCCTTTTCCTTTCTGCTTTTGGCAGCTCAATATGCGATCGTGAATT containing:
- a CDS encoding AtpZ/AtpI family protein → MMKKGQPNKYLSFVNIAFQMGIIIAAGVFIGIWLDEKFPNKYSAYTISLSLLGVFIALYQVYRSVKDLNEDD
- a CDS encoding bactofilin family protein, which codes for MFRDSKKNKAASAHSEQNRIAAGTLITGEISGKGCFRIEGTLEGSLKTPGKVVISEGGMVKGTLECDNADIEGKFNGKLFVKDTLSLRAPANIEGEVIAGKLAVEPGAVFNATCEMNGGVKPLNKDDEKRTA